The following coding sequences are from one Kosakonia sp. H02 window:
- the rbsK gene encoding ribokinase, whose translation MDIAVIGSNMVDLITYTHQMPKEGETLEAPSFKIGCGGKGANQAVAAAKLNSKVLMLTKVGDDIFADNTIRNLESWGINTTYVEKVPCTSSGVAPIFVNPNSSNSILIIKGANKFLSPEDIDRAAEDLKKCKLIVLQLEVQLETVYHAIEFGKKHGIEVLLNPAPALRELDMSYACKCDFFVPNETELEILTGLPVDNYENIRTAARSLIDKGLNNIIVTMGEKGVLWMTRDREEHIPAINVTAVDTSGAGDAFIGCFAHYYVQSGDVETAMKKASLFAAFSVTGKGTQSSYPSIEQFNEFLAFNEK comes from the coding sequence ATGGATATCGCGGTCATTGGCTCCAACATGGTGGATCTCATCACCTACACCCACCAAATGCCGAAAGAGGGTGAAACCCTGGAAGCCCCCTCCTTTAAAATAGGTTGCGGCGGCAAAGGCGCAAACCAGGCGGTGGCCGCCGCGAAGCTCAATTCGAAAGTGCTGATGCTGACGAAAGTGGGCGACGATATTTTTGCCGACAACACCATTCGCAACCTGGAATCCTGGGGTATTAACACCACCTATGTCGAAAAAGTGCCCTGTACCAGCAGCGGTGTCGCACCGATTTTTGTCAACCCGAATTCCAGTAACAGCATTTTGATTATCAAAGGTGCGAATAAATTCCTCTCGCCGGAAGATATCGATCGCGCTGCGGAAGATCTGAAGAAATGTAAACTGATCGTCCTGCAACTTGAGGTGCAGCTAGAAACGGTTTATCACGCCATTGAATTTGGTAAAAAGCATGGTATCGAAGTATTACTTAATCCGGCACCGGCATTACGTGAATTAGATATGTCCTATGCCTGTAAATGCGATTTCTTTGTGCCAAACGAAACCGAATTAGAAATTCTTACCGGCCTGCCGGTGGATAATTATGAGAATATTCGTACCGCTGCCCGTAGCCTGATTGATAAAGGTCTGAACAATATTATTGTCACCATGGGTGAAAAAGGCGTGCTATGGATGACGCGGGATCGCGAAGAGCATATTCCCGCTATTAACGTAACAGCCGTCGATACCAGTGGCGCAGGCGATGCGTTTATCGGTTGTTTCGCCCACTATTATGTCCAAAGCGGTGATGTGGAAACCGCCATGAAAAAGGCCTCGCTCTTCGCCGCGTTCAGCGTAACGGGCAAAGGCACGCAATCATCTTACCCAAGCATTGAGCAATTTAATGAGTTTCTGGCGTTTAACGAAAAATAA
- a CDS encoding DeoR family transcriptional regulator, translated as METKQKERIRRLVELLKKTDRIHLKDAARMLEVSVMTIRRDFSQEEEPLPLALLGGYIVMVNKPAAAVVSAARPHHKDDLPVAILAAGLVSENDLVFFDNGPEMPLVISMIPDDIHFTGICYSHQVFMALNAKPNATAMLCGGTYRAKSDAFYAPDNHSLLDALNPRKAFISASGVHEHYGVTWFNIDDLPMKRKAMEQGMRKILLARYALFDEVAPASIAPLASFDVLVSDRPLPAEYSAHCRNAFVKIITPDAENE; from the coding sequence ATGGAAACTAAGCAAAAAGAGCGTATTCGTCGTCTGGTGGAACTGCTGAAAAAGACGGACCGTATCCATCTGAAAGACGCCGCGCGTATGCTGGAGGTTTCTGTCATGACGATCCGCCGGGATTTCAGCCAGGAAGAGGAACCCTTACCGTTAGCCCTGCTCGGCGGCTACATTGTTATGGTCAATAAGCCTGCCGCCGCGGTGGTTTCAGCCGCTCGACCCCATCATAAAGACGATTTGCCCGTCGCGATCCTGGCGGCCGGGCTGGTGAGCGAAAACGATTTGGTGTTTTTTGATAACGGGCCGGAAATGCCGCTGGTTATCAGCATGATCCCAGATGACATCCACTTCACCGGCATTTGCTATTCTCACCAGGTTTTTATGGCGCTTAATGCCAAACCGAACGCCACGGCCATGCTGTGCGGCGGAACATATCGCGCCAAAAGCGATGCGTTTTATGCCCCGGATAATCACTCCCTTCTCGATGCGTTAAACCCGCGCAAAGCCTTTATTTCCGCCAGCGGCGTGCATGAACATTACGGCGTGACCTGGTTCAACATCGACGATCTGCCCATGAAACGTAAGGCTATGGAACAGGGGATGCGCAAGATTTTGCTGGCGCGTTACGCCCTGTTCGATGAGGTCGCGCCCGCCAGCATCGCGCCGCTCGCCAGCTTCGATGTGCTGGTCAGCGACAGGCCCTTGCCTGCGGAATATTCGGCGCATTGCCGAAATGCCTTTGTGAAAATCATTACCCCCGATGCTGAAAATGAGTAA
- the ilvN gene encoding acetolactate synthase small subunit, whose product MQTTDNVILELTVRNHPGVMTHVCGLFARRAFNVEGILCLPLQNGEQSRIWLQVANDQRLEQMISQIDKLEDVVQIIRHQTDPGVFNKLGLFFE is encoded by the coding sequence ATGCAAACAACCGATAACGTCATTCTCGAACTCACCGTGCGCAACCATCCGGGTGTAATGACCCATGTCTGCGGGCTATTTGCCCGTCGCGCGTTCAACGTGGAAGGCATTCTCTGTTTGCCGCTACAAAACGGCGAGCAGAGCCGCATCTGGCTACAGGTCGCCAACGACCAGCGCCTGGAGCAGATGATAAGCCAGATCGATAAGCTGGAAGATGTGGTGCAAATCATCCGTCACCAGACCGATCCGGGCGTGTTTAACAAGCTTGGGTTGTTCTTTGAGTAA
- the ilvB gene encoding acetolactate synthase large subunit yields the protein MASSGSTPQSTRYTGAQLIVHLLERQGITTVTGIPGGTVLPLYDALSQSTQIRHVLARHEQGAGFIAQGMARTQGKPAVCLACSGPGATNLVTAIADARLDSIPLVCITGQVPASMIGTDAFQEVDTYGISIPITKHNYLVRNIAELPQVISDAFRIAQSGRPGPVWIDIPKDVQTAEITLSELPEPGYKAPAPAWNAQSVREAAEMINAAQRPVLYLGGGVINAPQQIRRLAEKANLPTTMTLMALGMLPKNHPLSLGMLGMHGARSTNFILQEADLLIVLGARFDDRAIGKTEQFCPNAKIIHVDIDRAELGKVKQAHVAIQGDVGEVLDVLIPQIEASARHAWRNTVEQLQAEFPSAIAQHRDPLSHYGLINAVAACVDDEAIIATDVGQHQMWTAQAYPLNRPRQWLTSGGLGTMGFGLPAAIGAALANPERKVICFSGDGSLMMNIQEMATAAENNLDVKIILMNNEALGLVHQQQSLFYKSGVFAATYPGMVNFMQIAAGFGLQTCDLNAAADPQAALQEIISRPGPALVHVRIDPQEKVYPMVPPGAANTEMVGE from the coding sequence ATGGCAAGTTCGGGCAGCACACCGCAATCCACGCGCTACACAGGCGCGCAGCTGATTGTTCATTTACTGGAGCGACAGGGCATCACCACCGTTACGGGCATCCCGGGCGGCACCGTCTTGCCGTTATACGACGCGCTGAGCCAAAGTACGCAGATTCGCCATGTACTGGCGCGTCACGAGCAGGGCGCAGGCTTTATCGCCCAGGGCATGGCACGCACACAGGGAAAACCGGCGGTGTGTCTGGCCTGTAGTGGACCGGGCGCGACCAACCTGGTGACCGCCATCGCCGATGCGCGTCTCGATTCCATCCCGCTGGTGTGCATCACCGGCCAGGTGCCCGCCTCAATGATTGGCACCGACGCATTCCAGGAAGTAGACACTTACGGCATCTCTATCCCCATCACCAAACACAACTACCTGGTGCGCAATATCGCCGAACTGCCGCAGGTCATTAGCGACGCGTTTCGCATTGCGCAGTCCGGTCGCCCTGGCCCGGTGTGGATAGATATTCCAAAAGATGTACAGACCGCAGAAATCACCCTGAGCGAGTTGCCGGAACCCGGTTATAAAGCCCCGGCTCCCGCCTGGAATGCGCAGTCTGTTCGCGAAGCCGCCGAGATGATCAACGCCGCTCAGCGCCCGGTGCTCTACCTGGGCGGCGGCGTGATTAATGCGCCGCAGCAAATTCGTCGGCTGGCGGAAAAAGCCAATTTGCCAACAACCATGACGCTGATGGCGCTCGGTATGCTGCCAAAAAACCATCCGCTGTCGCTGGGAATGCTGGGCATGCACGGTGCGCGCAGCACTAACTTCATCTTGCAGGAAGCGGATTTACTGATTGTTCTGGGCGCGCGTTTTGATGACCGGGCGATTGGCAAAACCGAGCAGTTCTGTCCGAATGCCAAAATCATTCATGTTGATATCGACCGCGCAGAGCTGGGCAAAGTGAAGCAAGCGCATGTTGCTATTCAGGGCGATGTTGGTGAAGTCCTCGACGTATTGATCCCGCAGATTGAAGCGAGCGCCCGCCACGCCTGGCGCAACACCGTTGAACAGTTGCAGGCGGAATTTCCTTCTGCCATTGCGCAGCATCGCGATCCGTTAAGCCATTACGGTTTAATTAACGCGGTGGCGGCCTGTGTGGATGATGAGGCGATTATCGCCACCGATGTCGGGCAGCATCAGATGTGGACAGCGCAAGCATATCCGCTTAATCGCCCGCGCCAGTGGCTGACGTCCGGCGGGCTGGGCACCATGGGCTTTGGTCTGCCTGCGGCGATTGGCGCGGCGCTGGCGAACCCGGAGCGCAAAGTTATCTGCTTTTCCGGTGACGGCAGCCTGATGATGAATATTCAGGAAATGGCCACTGCTGCGGAAAATAATCTGGATGTAAAAATCATTCTGATGAATAACGAAGCGCTGGGGCTGGTGCATCAACAACAGAGCCTGTTCTACAAGTCTGGCGTCTTTGCCGCGACGTATCCCGGTATGGTCAACTTTATGCAGATTGCCGCCGGTTTTGGCCTGCAAACCTGCGATTTAAATGCCGCGGCCGACCCGCAAGCCGCGCTGCAAGAGATTATCTCCCGCCCTGGCCCGGCGCTGGTCCATGTGCGTATCGATCCACAAGAAAAAGTCTACCCGATGGTGCCGCCGGGCGCGGCGAATACAGAAATGGTGGGGGAATAA
- the ivbL gene encoding ilvB operon leader peptide IvbL codes for MNAAIKPMTLLKTAHNAAVVVVRVVVVVGKAP; via the coding sequence ATGAACGCTGCCATCAAACCGATGACCCTACTAAAAACCGCGCATAACGCCGCGGTGGTCGTCGTGCGTGTGGTGGTGGTCGTCGGCAAAGCGCCGTAG
- the tisB gene encoding type I toxin-antitoxin system toxin TisB codes for MGEMEMVILILKLIVALLQLLEAVLKFLR; via the coding sequence ATGGGCGAAATGGAGATGGTTATCCTGATCCTGAAACTCATTGTTGCCTTGTTGCAACTGCTTGAAGCTGTCCTGAAATTCCTGCGGTAA
- a CDS encoding DMT family transporter, translating to MTLTVFSILLFAALLHASWNAIVKAGSDKLYSAIAVSGSAALIALILLPFSPQPTLASAPYLAASCALQVVYTVLVAKTYQVSDMSQTYPLMRGAAPLLVALISVLFMGDSLSDLAWGGIAVICLSILGMAFNGRSQSRKGIWLALLNSCFIAGYTLVDGTGVRLAGSALGYTLWTFFLNGFCLLLWAMVARRQTVSRYLVANWKKGVPGGIGTMGSYGLALWAMTQAPLAVVAALRETSILFGALLAFLLLKEKVAGLRIVAACGIAAGAILLRLS from the coding sequence ATGACACTCACTGTTTTTTCGATTTTGCTGTTCGCCGCGCTGCTGCACGCCAGCTGGAACGCCATTGTCAAAGCGGGCAGCGACAAGCTCTATTCTGCCATTGCGGTGAGCGGTTCCGCTGCGCTAATCGCCCTGATTTTATTGCCTTTCTCTCCCCAGCCGACCCTTGCCAGCGCACCGTATCTGGCGGCAAGTTGCGCCTTGCAGGTGGTTTATACCGTGCTGGTCGCCAAAACGTATCAGGTCTCGGATATGAGCCAGACCTACCCGCTGATGCGCGGCGCTGCGCCGCTGCTGGTGGCGTTAATCAGCGTGCTGTTTATGGGCGATTCCTTAAGCGACCTGGCGTGGGGCGGCATTGCGGTGATCTGCTTATCGATTCTGGGGATGGCCTTTAACGGGCGCAGCCAGTCACGCAAGGGGATTTGGCTGGCGCTACTCAACTCTTGTTTTATCGCGGGCTATACGCTGGTGGACGGCACCGGCGTGCGCCTGGCCGGTTCCGCGCTCGGTTACACTTTATGGACCTTCTTTCTGAACGGCTTCTGCCTGCTGCTGTGGGCAATGGTGGCGCGACGCCAGACGGTTTCGCGTTACCTGGTCGCAAACTGGAAAAAGGGCGTACCGGGCGGGATTGGCACCATGGGCTCCTACGGCCTGGCGCTGTGGGCCATGACGCAAGCACCGCTGGCGGTTGTTGCGGCCCTGCGCGAAACCTCCATTTTGTTCGGCGCATTGTTGGCGTTTTTGCTGCTGAAAGAGAAAGTCGCCGGGCTGCGGATTGTCGCCGCCTGCGGTATCGCGGCTGGGGCGATTCTGCTGCGCCTTTCGTGA
- the emrD gene encoding multidrug efflux MFS transporter EmrD has protein sequence MKRQRNVNLLLMLVLLVAVGQMAQTIYIPAIADMARDLAVTEGAVQSVMAAYLLTYGVSQLFYGPLADRVGRRPVILAGMSIFMLATLIAITTNSLPVLIFASALQGVGTGVGGVMARTLPRDLYAGTELRHANSLLNMGILVSPLLAPLIGGVLNTLVNWRACFIFLLVLCAIVTYSMARWMPETRPLDAPRTRLVASYKALLGNGAFSCYLLMLIGGLAGIAVFEACSGVLMGGVLGLNSLTVSVLFILPIPAAFFGAWFAGRQNKRFTSLMWQAVISCLAAGILMWIPGILGVMNIWTLVVPAALFFFGAGMLFPLATSGAMEPFPFLAGTAGALIGGLQNMGSGGLAWLSAQLPQNSQFSLGMLMTLAGLLIVLCWLPLASRFAHHEPAL, from the coding sequence ATGAAAAGGCAAAGAAACGTCAATTTGTTATTGATGCTGGTGCTTCTGGTCGCGGTCGGGCAGATGGCGCAAACCATCTATATCCCGGCGATTGCGGATATGGCGCGCGACCTGGCGGTAACAGAAGGCGCAGTGCAGAGTGTGATGGCTGCATACCTGCTGACCTATGGCGTCTCGCAGTTATTCTACGGCCCGCTGGCCGACCGCGTGGGTCGTCGTCCGGTGATCCTCGCCGGGATGTCGATTTTTATGCTGGCAACACTGATCGCTATCACCACTAACAGCCTGCCGGTGCTGATCTTCGCCAGCGCCCTTCAGGGCGTCGGCACCGGGGTTGGCGGCGTCATGGCGCGCACATTGCCGCGCGATCTTTATGCGGGCACCGAATTGCGCCACGCTAACAGCCTGTTAAATATGGGCATTCTGGTTAGCCCACTGCTGGCTCCGCTGATTGGCGGCGTGCTGAATACGCTGGTGAACTGGCGCGCCTGCTTTATCTTCTTGCTGGTGTTATGCGCAATTGTGACTTACAGCATGGCGCGCTGGATGCCGGAAACGCGGCCCCTGGACGCGCCGCGCACGAGGCTGGTCGCCAGCTATAAAGCCCTGCTCGGCAACGGTGCGTTTAGTTGTTACTTGTTAATGCTGATTGGCGGCCTGGCCGGGATTGCGGTGTTTGAAGCCTGTTCCGGCGTGCTGATGGGCGGCGTGCTCGGCCTTAATAGCCTGACGGTGAGCGTGCTGTTTATACTGCCTATTCCGGCGGCGTTTTTCGGCGCATGGTTTGCCGGACGGCAAAATAAGCGTTTCACCTCGCTGATGTGGCAGGCGGTGATCAGTTGCCTGGCCGCCGGTATCCTGATGTGGATCCCCGGCATACTGGGGGTGATGAACATCTGGACTCTGGTGGTGCCCGCCGCGCTGTTCTTCTTCGGCGCCGGGATGCTGTTCCCGCTGGCAACCAGCGGTGCGATGGAGCCGTTCCCGTTTTTGGCCGGCACCGCAGGCGCGCTGATTGGTGGCTTGCAGAACATGGGCTCCGGCGGGCTGGCGTGGCTGTCGGCGCAGTTACCGCAAAACAGCCAGTTTAGCCTTGGGATGCTGATGACGCTGGCCGGGCTGTTGATTGTGTTGTGCTGGCTGCCGCTGGCGTCGCGCTTTGCGCACCACGAACCGGCGCTTTAA
- a CDS encoding cellulase family glycosylhydrolase: MLKPLIAVVMLLAGTTVFAAETPLTAARYAQQLGVGMDVDWARTERGIREFDPLIVRDFYNAGIRHVRIRVADNMTEARLIHLRKLVEACEQYGITPVIAYQADSFKADPDAKNEAQLVAWWSTVGHFFGTEHPTLGFDVIYEPADKLNRDLPALNRAYDNVVRTLHDIDPQRMIFIAPRMRAAPEDLASLKLPAHSQNYLLAEWHIFPWGPLKTNGKYPWTSGTAAEKAAIRARIATALRWQQKTGHASWVGGWAVGESIKSTPSASQMAFARFMACELNKAKIPYAINADTQFYDGEEGAWRPAPEPLLKEMIAPTCEKPDAKPGHHEVKAPVRGAQSATPAAASTTQSTARPASSASQG, encoded by the coding sequence GTGTTAAAGCCATTGATTGCTGTTGTTATGTTGCTGGCGGGAACGACTGTATTTGCCGCCGAAACTCCGCTGACGGCGGCGCGTTACGCGCAGCAGTTGGGGGTGGGTATGGATGTCGACTGGGCGCGCACCGAGCGCGGTATTCGCGAGTTTGACCCGCTTATCGTACGCGATTTCTACAACGCCGGTATTCGCCATGTCCGTATTCGCGTGGCGGATAACATGACCGAAGCGCGCCTGATTCACCTGCGTAAGCTGGTGGAAGCCTGCGAGCAATACGGTATTACCCCGGTGATTGCTTACCAGGCGGACAGCTTCAAAGCCGATCCTGATGCGAAAAACGAAGCGCAACTGGTGGCGTGGTGGTCAACGGTGGGGCATTTTTTTGGCACCGAACACCCGACGCTCGGTTTTGATGTGATTTATGAACCCGCCGACAAGCTCAACCGCGATCTCCCTGCGCTTAATCGCGCCTACGACAATGTTGTCAGAACCCTGCATGATATCGATCCGCAGCGGATGATTTTTATCGCCCCACGCATGCGCGCCGCGCCGGAAGATCTCGCCTCGTTAAAACTGCCTGCGCACAGCCAGAACTACCTGCTGGCGGAGTGGCATATCTTTCCGTGGGGGCCGCTGAAAACCAACGGCAAATACCCGTGGACCTCCGGTACGGCGGCGGAGAAAGCAGCGATCCGCGCACGCATTGCCACGGCGTTGCGCTGGCAGCAAAAAACCGGACACGCCAGTTGGGTGGGCGGCTGGGCGGTGGGCGAATCGATAAAAAGCACACCCAGCGCATCACAAATGGCATTCGCCCGCTTTATGGCCTGCGAGTTGAACAAGGCGAAAATCCCGTACGCCATTAATGCCGATACGCAATTTTATGATGGTGAAGAGGGCGCGTGGCGGCCTGCGCCGGAGCCATTATTGAAAGAGATGATTGCCCCCACGTGTGAAAAGCCCGACGCAAAGCCGGGCCATCATGAGGTTAAAGCGCCGGTTCGTGGTGCGCAAAGCGCGACGCCAGCGGCAGCCAGCACAACACAATCAACAGCCCGGCCAGCGTCATCAGCATCCCAAGGCTAA
- a CDS encoding anaerobic sulfatase maturase, giving the protein MPGCHVMAKPASSRCNLNCRYCFYLEKPQQDVMDDATLAAFIRQQIDAQPGNVVPFAWQGGEPTLCGLDFFRRVAALQQQYANGKRIENAFQTNGILLNDAWCRFFRENDWLVGISIDGPAELHDVYRVNRRGKPSHHKVVNAIETLVKHGVAFNLLCVVNNRNSQQPQQVYRYLRALGTPFLQFIPLVEQDALGHLSAESVSGEAWGHFLSTVFDLWAREDIGRVYVQLFDSTLGVWSGYPSQMCTFGETCGHAFALEANGDIYQCDHYVYPDYRLGNLHHIPIKEINASREAIVFGQSKKATLGSDCRNCDVLRFCQGDCPKHRFSHGKSALCEGYRHFFTHSAPHMRVMRDLLRQRRSPMELMAILRQRG; this is encoded by the coding sequence ATGCCAGGCTGTCATGTGATGGCGAAGCCCGCCAGTTCCCGCTGTAACCTTAACTGCCGCTACTGTTTTTACCTTGAGAAACCCCAGCAAGACGTAATGGATGACGCCACGCTGGCGGCGTTTATCCGCCAGCAAATCGACGCGCAACCGGGCAACGTGGTGCCGTTCGCCTGGCAGGGCGGTGAACCCACGCTCTGCGGGCTGGATTTTTTCCGCCGTGTCGCCGCCCTGCAACAGCAGTATGCCAACGGCAAGCGGATCGAAAACGCCTTTCAAACCAATGGGATTTTGCTCAATGACGCCTGGTGCCGTTTCTTTCGGGAAAATGACTGGCTGGTGGGTATTTCCATTGATGGCCCGGCAGAATTGCACGATGTGTATCGTGTGAACCGCCGCGGTAAACCCTCGCACCACAAAGTGGTGAACGCCATTGAAACCCTGGTAAAACATGGCGTGGCGTTCAACCTGCTTTGCGTGGTGAATAACCGCAACAGCCAGCAGCCGCAGCAGGTTTACCGCTATCTGCGCGCACTCGGCACGCCGTTTTTGCAGTTTATTCCGTTGGTCGAGCAGGATGCGCTGGGGCATTTATCCGCTGAATCCGTGAGCGGCGAAGCGTGGGGCCACTTTCTGAGCACAGTGTTTGATCTCTGGGCGCGGGAAGATATTGGCCGCGTCTATGTGCAGTTGTTTGACTCAACTCTCGGCGTGTGGAGCGGCTACCCGTCGCAAATGTGTACCTTCGGCGAAACCTGCGGCCATGCCTTTGCGCTGGAGGCTAACGGCGATATTTACCAGTGCGATCACTATGTTTACCCGGATTATCGCCTCGGCAACCTGCATCACATCCCCATCAAAGAGATCAACGCCAGCCGCGAGGCTATCGTCTTCGGGCAGAGTAAAAAAGCGACGCTCGGCAGTGATTGCCGGAACTGCGACGTGCTGCGGTTTTGCCAGGGCGACTGCCCGAAGCACCGCTTTAGCCACGGCAAGAGCGCATTGTGTGAAGGTTACCGCCACTTTTTCACCCACAGTGCGCCGCATATGCGCGTGATGCGTGATTTGCTGCGCCAGCGGCGCTCACCCATGGAGCTCATGGCGATTTTGCGCCAGCGCGGCTGA
- a CDS encoding DUF202 domain-containing protein, producing MPDNRKARREADPGLQPERTSLAWLRTLFGYGALMALAVKHNWQQSGTPFWISLALLALAAVILWRYTHKRQLMDVNDNDFVMPGAIRDKLLISLAVFSLSLLFAVTHIRQLLLFL from the coding sequence ATGCCGGATAACCGCAAAGCACGCCGCGAAGCCGATCCGGGCCTACAACCGGAACGCACGTCGCTGGCATGGTTGCGCACGTTATTTGGCTACGGCGCATTGATGGCGCTGGCGGTGAAGCATAACTGGCAGCAGTCGGGCACGCCGTTCTGGATTTCTCTGGCGCTGCTGGCGTTAGCGGCGGTGATCCTCTGGCGCTACACCCATAAGCGCCAGTTAATGGACGTGAACGACAATGATTTTGTTATGCCTGGCGCGATACGTGACAAATTATTGATCTCCCTCGCGGTGTTTTCCCTCTCGTTACTGTTTGCTGTTACCCATATCCGCCAGCTACTTCTATTTCTCTAA
- a CDS encoding DUF202 domain-containing protein has translation MKISRVGEAPDYRFSLANERTFLAWIRTALGFLAAGVGLDQLAPEFATPLIREVLALLLCLFAGALALYGYLRWLRNEKAMRLKEDLPYTRTLLVISVALLAVAVVVMVLVFYAG, from the coding sequence ATGAAAATATCCCGCGTCGGCGAAGCCCCGGATTACCGCTTTTCGCTGGCCAACGAGCGCACTTTTCTTGCCTGGATCCGCACCGCGCTCGGTTTTCTCGCCGCGGGCGTCGGCCTGGATCAGCTGGCCCCGGAATTTGCCACGCCGCTTATCCGCGAAGTGCTGGCGCTGCTGTTGTGCCTCTTTGCCGGTGCGCTGGCGCTTTACGGTTATCTGCGCTGGCTGCGCAATGAAAAAGCGATGCGCCTGAAAGAGGATTTGCCCTACACCCGCACGCTGCTGGTGATTAGCGTTGCCCTGCTGGCGGTCGCGGTGGTGGTCATGGTGCTGGTGTTCTATGCCGGATAA
- a CDS encoding sulfatase-like hydrolase/transferase gives MTRPNFLFIMTDTQATNMVGCYSGKPLNTHHIDALAQEGIRFNSAYTCTPVCTPARAGLFTGIYSNQSGPWTNNVAPGKNISTMGRYFQDAGYHTCYIGKWHLDGHDYFGTGVCPPEWDEEYWFDGANYLAELTDEQISLWRNGLNSVEDLQAHNIDETFTWAYRISNRAIDFLAKPDVEDEPFLMVVSYDEPHHPFTCPVAYLEKYADFYYDLQGKAQDDLANKPEHHRLWAQAMPSPVGEDGLYHHPMYFACNDFVDDQIGRVINALTPQQRENTWVIYTSDHGEMMGAHQLISKGAAMYDDITRIPLIIRPPHGSPAEVDTPVSHIDVLPTLMALAGIEKPPILPGENLFNAQPERGVMVEFNRYEIEHDSFGGFIPVRCWVTDGFKLVLNLFTSDELYDRHNDPDELNNLINDPRFADTRNRLHDALLDYMDKVRDPFRTYQWSLRPWRADAAPRWMGAFRPRPEDGYSPVVRDYDTGLPTQGVKVEEKTQKF, from the coding sequence ATGACTCGCCCTAACTTTCTGTTCATTATGACCGACACGCAGGCCACCAATATGGTGGGCTGTTACAGCGGCAAGCCGTTGAACACGCACCATATTGATGCGCTGGCGCAGGAAGGCATTCGCTTTAATTCCGCCTATACCTGCACCCCCGTTTGCACCCCGGCACGCGCCGGGCTGTTTACTGGCATCTACAGTAATCAGTCCGGGCCGTGGACCAACAATGTCGCGCCGGGCAAAAACATCTCCACCATGGGACGTTACTTTCAGGATGCGGGTTACCACACCTGCTATATCGGCAAATGGCACCTCGACGGGCACGACTACTTCGGCACCGGCGTTTGCCCGCCGGAGTGGGATGAGGAGTACTGGTTTGACGGCGCGAACTACCTGGCAGAATTAACCGACGAGCAGATAAGCCTCTGGCGCAACGGGTTGAACAGCGTGGAGGATTTGCAGGCGCACAACATCGATGAGACCTTTACCTGGGCGTATCGCATCAGCAACCGCGCCATCGATTTTCTCGCCAAACCGGACGTTGAAGATGAACCGTTCCTGATGGTGGTCTCCTATGATGAACCGCACCACCCTTTTACCTGCCCGGTCGCGTATCTGGAAAAGTACGCCGACTTTTACTATGACTTGCAGGGCAAGGCGCAGGATGATTTAGCCAACAAACCGGAGCATCATCGCCTGTGGGCGCAGGCCATGCCTTCGCCGGTCGGGGAGGATGGCCTTTATCACCATCCGATGTATTTCGCCTGTAACGATTTTGTGGATGACCAGATTGGCCGGGTGATCAATGCGCTCACCCCGCAACAACGGGAAAACACCTGGGTGATTTACACCTCCGATCACGGCGAAATGATGGGCGCGCATCAGCTCATCAGTAAAGGTGCGGCGATGTATGACGATATTACGCGTATACCGCTGATTATCCGCCCGCCGCACGGCTCGCCTGCCGAGGTGGATACGCCGGTCAGCCATATTGATGTGCTGCCAACGTTGATGGCATTGGCAGGCATTGAAAAACCGCCGATTTTGCCCGGTGAAAACCTTTTCAACGCGCAGCCTGAACGTGGCGTGATGGTGGAATTTAACCGTTATGAAATTGAACATGATAGTTTCGGTGGGTTTATTCCGGTACGCTGCTGGGTCACCGACGGCTTTAAACTGGTGCTGAATCTGTTTACCAGCGATGAGTTGTACGACCGGCATAATGACCCGGATGAACTGAATAATTTGATTAACGATCCGCGCTTTGCCGACACCCGTAACCGGCTGCATGATGCGCTGCTGGATTATATGGATAAGGTGCGCGACCCGTTCCGTACTTACCAGTGGAGCCTGCGCCCGTGGCGAGCCGATGCCGCGCCGCGCTGGATGGGGGCATTCCGCCCGCGTCCGGAAGATGGTTACTCCCCCGTGGTGCGCGATTACGACACCGGCTTGCCCACGCAGGGGGTGAAGGTGGAAGAGAAAACGCAGAAGTTCTGA